The following are encoded together in the Humulus lupulus chromosome 5, drHumLupu1.1, whole genome shotgun sequence genome:
- the LOC133834468 gene encoding protein PLASTID TRANSCRIPTIONALLY ACTIVE 7 isoform X1, producing the protein MASLTLPFSLSTRTELRLGNFSMPSNCSFRTPVVSLMKKDIGGRRVWRRRKLTKKDEKLQYNLERVPFLEEQVRKIQEGGKLLTMDIERLLLSEDNRFNFVNEIAAEATEYVVNDRDSYGGHRKAILHVISNRVNDAGFSRPEAYAESDPYKPGPSYLKEEFT; encoded by the exons ATGGCTTCCTTAACCCTACCTTTCAGTCTTTCAACG AGGACGGAGCTCAGGTTGGGAAATTTTTCAATGCCTTCTAATTGCTCATTCAGGACACCG GTTGTATCCCTAATGAAAAAGGATATTGGAGGTCGACGAGTTTGGAGGCGAAGAAAATTG ACAAAAAAAGATGAGAAGTTGCAGTACAATCTGGAAAGAGTACCTTTCCTAGAGGAGCAGGTTAGGAAGATACAGGAAGGAGGAAAGCTCCTGACAATGGATATCGAAAGACTACTTCTATCTGAAGATAACCGGTTTAATTTCGTGAACGAGATAGCAGCCGAAGCCACCGAGTATGTTGTGAACGATAGAGATTCGTATGGGGGTCACAGGAAAGCTATCCTTCATGTGATAAGTAACCGTGTGAATGATGCTGGTTTTTCCAGACCAGAGGCCTATGCAGAATCAGACCCATATAAGCCAGGACCCTCTTATTTGAAAGAAGAATTTACCTAA
- the LOC133834467 gene encoding protein phosphatase 2C 57 — translation MALLSQQLQRFLLTKSLDSHSFKSNPTRSTSSVPTLKPRTRTCSGAIAIDAQSSPMADVAGVRWGSTSLQGPREEMEDDVVVRSDGLDGFSFAAVFDGHGGSASVKFLRDELYKECCTALKGGLLLTEKHFNTIRDALQEAFQKADQKLLNWLELNGEEDESGSTATVILIGNDMMFVSHIGDSCVVLSRSGKVEVLSDPHRPYGSNKVSLQEIRRIREAGGWIVNGRICGDIAVSRAFGDQRFKTKKNEMLKKGVQEGRWTEKFVSRVQFNGDLVTASPDVFQVALGKDAEFVLLASDGLWDYINSSEAVAFVRDQLRQHGDVQLASEKLAEAALDRRTQDNVSIVIADLGQTDWRNLPLQEQNFFLELGQAVATLGIVSLGVWMTTLLSS, via the exons ATGGCTTTGTTAAGCCAGCAACTGCAGAGGTTCCTCCTCACCAAATCCCTCGACAGCCACTCCTTCAAATCCAACCCCACCAGATCAACTAGCAGTGTCCCCACTCTAAAACCCAGAACCCGAACTTGCTCCGGCGCCATAGCCATCGATGCCCAGTCTTCTCCGATGGCCGACGTCGCCGGCGTAAGGTGGGGTTCGACCAGTTTGCAGGGCCCCCGAGAGGAGATGGAAGACGACGTCGTTGTACGATCAGATGGGCTTGATGGGTTTTCCTTCGCTGCTGTCTTTGATGGCCATGGCGGATCCGCCTCTGTCAAATTTCTCAG GGATGAGCTTTACAAAGAGTGTTGTACGGCTTTAAAAGGTGGGCTGTTACTGACTGAAAAGCATTTCAATACCATTAGAGATGCTCTTCAGGAGGCTTTTCAAAAAGCTGATCAAAAGTTGTTGAATTG GCTTGAATTGAATGGGGAGGAAGATGAATCTGGCTCAACAGCTACGGTTATATTAATAGGAAATGATATGATGTTCGTTTCACACATTGGTGATTCATGTGTG GTTCTATCTCGTTCTGGTAAAGTAGAGGTATTAAGCGATCCGCATCGAccatatggaagcaacaaagtcTCTCTTCAAGAAATTAGAAGGATCAGAGAAGCAGGTGGATGG ATTGTCAATGGAAGAATTTGTGGAGACATTGCTGTATCCCGTGCTTTTGGAGACCAGAGgtttaaaacaaagaaaaatga GATGCTGAAGAAAGGTGTTCAAGAAGGGAGATGGACTGAAAAATTTGTTTCTCG TGTACAATTCAATGGAGACTTGGTTACAGCATCTCCAGATGTTTTTCAAGTGGCTCTGGGCAAAGATGCAGAGTTTGTACTGTTAGCATCTGATGGCTTATGGGATTACATAAACAG CTCAGAAGCAGTTGCTTTTGTGAGGGACCAACTTAGACAACATGGAGATGTTCAG CTTGCTAGCGAAAAGCTTGCCGAAGCCGCTCTG GATCGTCGCACGCAAGATAATGTCAGCATCGTCATTGCTGATTTGGG GCAAACAGATTGGCGAAATTTGCCGCTTCAAGAACAAAACTTTTTCTTGGAATTAGGCCAAGCTGTAGCCACCCTTGGAATCGTATCGCTTGGAGTTTGGATGACAACTTTGCTTTCTTCATAA
- the LOC133834470 gene encoding RNA-binding KH domain-containing protein RCF3 produces the protein MERSRSKRYYYNDQDYDSETVGRTRPRYNNHYGNNNNHRHRGNAGGGGGGGGGRTSKPPQPDQSLSVTTSYRILCHDMKAGGVIGKSGSIIKSIRQHTGAWINVHELIPGDEERIIEISDTRRRDPEGRMPTFSPAQEALFLIHERILETDVPGFGGGEEEDYGGVRGGGGGGNRVTTRLVVSRMHVGCLLGKAGKIIEQMRMETKTQIRILPRDSNLPRCVSMSEEIVQVLGDVNAVKNAVAIISSRLRESQHRDRSHFHGRLHSPERFFSPDDDFVPHMNNAGRRSTMEGPGFGSRLPASNNRGSNYGSRSSGLTNEPGSGPMADNMQQPFYGEDLVFRILCPIDKVDSVVGESDGIIDLLQNEIGVDVKVTDPVAGSDEQIIIISSEEGPDDELFPAQEALLHIQTRILDLIPEKDNIVTTRLLVPSGDIGCLEGRDGSLSEIRRLTGANIQILPRDELPTCISGSDELIQIVGEIKAARNALVEMTSRLRSYLYREFFQKDSTPPFVSVSGAFGGAVGQGSSSPGRTPVRDNHTLSDPSTATYQNAQTVITAPSVKETGIETTKQNENDRREDPPSGLNRISVPLVTRSTIEVVIPEPAVPKLITKSKNKLAMISELSGANVTLLEDRPELTQKIIQISGAPEQVERAQSLIQGFILSTQEDGP, from the exons ATGGAGAGGTCTAGATCTAAGAGGTACTACTATAATGACCAAGACTATGACTCTGAGACTGTTGGTAGAACCAGACCCAGGTACAACAACCATTACGGGAACAATAATAATCATCGCCACCGTGGTAACGCCGGAGGTGGAGGCGGAGGAGGTGGTGGAAGGACTTCTAAGCCGCCTCAGCCAGACCAATCTCTTTCGGTGACCACAAGTTACCGAATCCTTTGTCACGATATGAAGGCCGGCGGTGTAATTGGCAAGTCCGGTAGTATCATAAAGTCGATTCGACAACACACCGGAGCGTGGATCAACGTGCACGAGCTGATTCCCGGTGATGAGGAGCGAATCATCGAGATTTCCGATACTCGGCGGCGAGACCCGGAAGGCCGAATGCCGACCTTTTCGCCTGCCCAGGAGGCTTTGTTTTTGATCCACGAGAGGATTCTCGAGACTGATGTTCCTGGGTTTGGTGGTGGAGAGGAGGAGGATTATGGTGGAGTTAGAGGTGGTGGCGGTGGTGGGAACCGGGTGACGACTAGGCTGGTCGTGTCGAGAATGCATGTGGGGTGTTTGCTTGGCAAGGCAGGGAAGATTATTGAGCAAATGAGGATGGAGACTAAGACCCAGATTAGGATTTTGCCTAGAGACAGTAATCTGCCTCGCTGCGTTTCAATGTCGGAGGAGATTGTTCAG GTTTTAGGCGATGTAAATGCTGTAAAGAATGCAGTAGCAATAATTTCATCACGGTTGAGGGAGAGTCAGCATCGTGACCGTAGTCATTTCCATGGGCGGTTGCATTCCCCCGAACGTTTCTTTTCTCCTGATGATGATTTTGTTCCTCACATGAACAATGCAGGTCGCCGGTCAACTATGGAGGGACCTGGTTTTGGATCTCGCTTACCTGCCTCCAATAACAGAGGAAGCAATTATGGCTCCCGTTCATCTGGTTTAACAAATGAACCTGGTTCTGGCCCCATGGCTGACAATATGCAGCAGCCCTTCTATGGTGAGGATCTTGTGTTTCGAATACTGTGTCCAATTGACAAGGTTGACAGTGTTGTTGGTGAGTCTGATGGGATTATAGATCTGCTTCAAAATGAAATCGGTGTGGATGTTAAAGTTACTGACCCTGTGGCTGGATCAGATGAACAGATTATTATCATTTCATCTGAGGAG ggcccTGATGATGAGCTCTTTCCAGCTCAGGAAGCTCTGTTGCATATTCAAACTCGCATTCTTGATCTTATTCCTGAGAAGGACAACATTGTAACTACTAGATTGCTTGTTCCCAGTGGTGATATTGGATGTTTAGAGGGAAGAGATGGATCCTTGTCAGAAATAAGAAGGTTAACTGGTGCCAATATTCAAATTTTACCTAGAGATGAACTTCCTACATGTATATCAGGAAGTGATGAACTCATACAG ATAGTAGGGGAGATAAAAGCAGCCCGAAATGCCCTTGTTGAGATGACATCAAGACTTCGAAGTTACTTATATAGGGAGTTCTTTCAAAAGGATTCTACACCACCTTTTGTCTCTGTATCTGGCGCTTTTGGTGGTGCTGTGGGACAGGGGAGCTCCTCTCCTGGCAGAACTCCAGTTCGCGATAACCATACCTTAAGTGATCCTTCTACTGCTACCTATCAAAATGCTCAAACTGTGATAACAGCACCGTCAGTGAAG GAGACTGGAATTGAAACAACAAAGCAGAATGAGAATGATCGGCGTGAAGACCCTCCTAGTGGTTTGAATAG AATCTCCGTACCACTTGTCACGAGGAGTACAATTGAAGTTGTCATACCAGAACCTGCAGTTCCAAAGCTCATAACAAAATCGAAAAACAAGCTTGCCATGATTAGTGAG TTATCAGGAGCCAATGTAACCCTGTTAGAAGATAGACCAGAGTTGACCCAAAAGATCATTCAAATATCAGGCGCTCCCGAACAAGTTGAGAGAGCACAGAGCTTGATCCAAGGCTTTATTTTAAGCA CACAAGAAGACGGCCCATAA
- the LOC133834468 gene encoding protein PLASTID TRANSCRIPTIONALLY ACTIVE 7 isoform X2 — protein MPSNCSFRTPVVSLMKKDIGGRRVWRRRKLTKKDEKLQYNLERVPFLEEQVRKIQEGGKLLTMDIERLLLSEDNRFNFVNEIAAEATEYVVNDRDSYGGHRKAILHVISNRVNDAGFSRPEAYAESDPYKPGPSYLKEEFT, from the exons ATGCCTTCTAATTGCTCATTCAGGACACCG GTTGTATCCCTAATGAAAAAGGATATTGGAGGTCGACGAGTTTGGAGGCGAAGAAAATTG ACAAAAAAAGATGAGAAGTTGCAGTACAATCTGGAAAGAGTACCTTTCCTAGAGGAGCAGGTTAGGAAGATACAGGAAGGAGGAAAGCTCCTGACAATGGATATCGAAAGACTACTTCTATCTGAAGATAACCGGTTTAATTTCGTGAACGAGATAGCAGCCGAAGCCACCGAGTATGTTGTGAACGATAGAGATTCGTATGGGGGTCACAGGAAAGCTATCCTTCATGTGATAAGTAACCGTGTGAATGATGCTGGTTTTTCCAGACCAGAGGCCTATGCAGAATCAGACCCATATAAGCCAGGACCCTCTTATTTGAAAGAAGAATTTACCTAA